From a region of the Microterricola gilva genome:
- the glnA gene encoding type I glutamate--ammonia ligase, with product MDKQRDFVLRTIEERGVKFIRLWFTDVVGTLKSVAIAPAEVEGAFTEGLGFDGSAIEGLTRTYESDLLAHPDPTTFQILPWRGDVDPTARMFCDISTPDGVPAVADPRNVLKRTLEKAADRGFTFYTHPEIEFYLLKSSKYGKKGPIPVDSAGYFDNVPGGTAHDFRRRSVRMLEDLGISVEFSHHEGGPGQNEIDLRYADALTTADNIMTFRTVIKEVAIEQGVYATFMPKPFSDHPGSGMHTHMSLFEGDSNAFYEPGAQYQLSKTGRHFIAGLLKHAPEITAVTNQFVNSYKRLWGGDEAPSFVCWGHNNRSALIRVPLYKPNKGQSARIEYRAIDSAANPYLSYSLMLAAGLKGIEEEYELPEEAEDNVWSLSDSERRALGYAQLPASLDHAIQYMEESELVAETLGEQVFNYVLMNKRKEWREYRTQVTPFELRNNLEIL from the coding sequence ATGGACAAGCAGCGTGACTTCGTTCTTCGAACCATTGAGGAACGGGGCGTCAAATTCATTCGCCTGTGGTTCACCGACGTCGTCGGCACGCTCAAGTCGGTCGCCATCGCGCCGGCCGAGGTGGAGGGTGCATTCACCGAGGGACTCGGCTTCGACGGCTCGGCCATCGAGGGCCTCACCCGCACCTACGAGTCGGACCTGCTCGCGCACCCGGACCCGACGACGTTCCAGATTCTGCCCTGGCGCGGGGACGTCGACCCGACCGCACGCATGTTCTGCGACATCAGCACGCCCGACGGCGTCCCGGCCGTCGCCGACCCCCGCAACGTGCTGAAGCGCACGCTGGAGAAGGCGGCCGACCGCGGCTTCACCTTCTACACGCACCCCGAGATCGAGTTCTACCTGCTCAAGTCGTCCAAGTACGGCAAGAAGGGACCGATCCCGGTCGACTCGGCCGGCTACTTCGACAACGTCCCTGGCGGGACGGCACACGACTTCCGTCGTCGTTCCGTGCGGATGCTGGAAGACCTCGGCATCTCGGTGGAGTTCAGCCACCACGAGGGCGGTCCGGGCCAGAACGAGATCGACCTCCGGTATGCGGACGCGTTGACCACGGCCGACAACATCATGACCTTCCGCACCGTCATCAAGGAGGTGGCGATCGAGCAGGGCGTCTATGCGACGTTCATGCCGAAGCCTTTCTCCGACCACCCCGGTTCCGGCATGCACACGCACATGTCGCTGTTTGAGGGCGATTCGAACGCCTTCTACGAGCCGGGCGCGCAGTACCAGCTCTCCAAGACCGGCCGCCACTTCATCGCCGGCCTGCTCAAGCACGCACCTGAGATCACCGCGGTGACGAACCAGTTCGTCAACTCGTACAAGCGGCTCTGGGGCGGCGACGAGGCGCCCAGCTTCGTCTGCTGGGGCCACAACAACCGTTCGGCGCTCATCCGTGTTCCGCTCTACAAGCCGAACAAGGGTCAGAGCGCCCGCATCGAGTACCGAGCGATCGACTCGGCAGCGAACCCGTACCTCTCCTACTCGCTCATGCTGGCCGCCGGTCTCAAGGGCATCGAGGAGGAGTACGAGCTCCCGGAGGAGGCAGAGGACAACGTCTGGAGCCTCAGCGATTCCGAGCGCCGCGCGCTCGGCTACGCGCAGCTCCCGGCCAGCCTCGACCACGCCATCCAGTACATGGAGGAGTCGGAGCTCGTCGCCGAGACGCTCGGCGAGCAGGTGTTCAACTACGTGCTCATGAACAAGCGCAAGGAATGGCGCGAGTACCGCACGCAGGTGACTCCGTTCGAACTGCGCAACAACCTCGAGATCCTCTAG